One Entomomonas asaccharolytica DNA segment encodes these proteins:
- a CDS encoding pilin — translation MEPKENTQTIDIKKQRIVVVKVIVAMTLFLLGIPFLLFLGTTYYTNKGLMMDVYLMGQEYTQQVTDFYNQQNKCPTNQDIITTVTEKDMAQTIDFTSAATENTCIITLTVKTLGISLDDKQLVLSKTFNQTNNTDWQCASNASSLYLPAMCNPIPSE, via the coding sequence ATGGAACCAAAAGAAAACACCCAAACTATCGATATCAAAAAACAACGTATAGTAGTTGTTAAAGTTATTGTTGCGATGACATTGTTTTTATTGGGTATTCCCTTCTTACTTTTTTTAGGTACTACTTATTACACCAATAAAGGGTTAATGATGGATGTCTATTTAATGGGGCAAGAATACACACAGCAAGTGACAGACTTTTATAACCAACAGAATAAATGTCCAACTAATCAAGATATTATAACCACTGTCACAGAAAAAGATATGGCACAAACAATAGATTTCACATCAGCAGCAACCGAAAATACTTGTATTATTACCCTAACCGTAAAAACTTTAGGTATTTCTTTAGATGACAAACAATTGGTATTAAGCAAAACGTTTAATCAAACTAATAATACTGATTGGCAGTGTGCATCTAATGCTAGTAGTTTATATTTACCAGCAATGTGCAATCCTATACCATCTGAATAA
- a CDS encoding esterase/lipase family protein, which yields MDSKSNNSAIINSTKYPILLVHGLFGFEKIAGYPYFYKIDELLRQQGANVFTPVVSAANTTKNRGEQLLLQIKQILDLTKADKVNLIGHSHGALTARYVAACYPELVASVTSVNGVNHGSEIADVMLKVLKNKLSSSIANKLISHFVNSVTLLSTKRHLPQDFIGALNCLSTEGVKHFNNQYPQGIPTTWGGEGLELENNNVYYYSWSGILNTIPITLSNKFSLLSLSSRYFVKELQQNDGLVGRFSSHLGKVIRSDYPMDHAAAVNQIRGKCNASIDPTALYIEHLQRLALKGL from the coding sequence ATGGATAGTAAATCTAACAATTCAGCCATTATCAACTCAACCAAATACCCTATTTTACTGGTTCATGGCTTATTTGGTTTTGAGAAAATTGCAGGCTACCCTTATTTTTATAAGATAGATGAACTATTACGCCAACAAGGTGCTAATGTATTCACCCCTGTAGTTTCAGCTGCTAATACAACAAAGAATCGTGGTGAACAATTACTACTGCAGATTAAACAAATTTTAGACTTAACTAAGGCAGATAAAGTTAATTTAATAGGTCATAGTCATGGTGCTCTAACAGCCCGTTATGTGGCTGCCTGTTATCCTGAATTAGTGGCCTCTGTTACTTCGGTTAATGGTGTTAATCATGGTTCTGAAATTGCAGATGTCATGTTAAAAGTCTTAAAAAATAAACTATCTAGCAGCATAGCTAATAAATTAATCAGTCACTTTGTTAATTCCGTTACCTTATTAAGTACGAAACGCCATCTGCCACAAGATTTTATTGGTGCATTGAACTGCCTTTCTACAGAGGGCGTTAAGCATTTTAACAACCAATATCCACAAGGCATTCCTACAACATGGGGAGGTGAAGGCTTAGAACTAGAAAACAATAATGTCTATTATTATTCATGGTCAGGTATTCTTAATACAATCCCTATCACTCTCAGCAATAAATTTTCCCTGCTCTCTCTTAGCAGCAGATACTTTGTAAAAGAACTACAGCAAAATGATGGCTTAGTAGGACGTTTTAGCAGTCACTTAGGAAAAGTTATTCGCTCTGATTATCCTATGGATCATGCCGCAGCAGTCAACCAAATTAGAGGCAAATGCAATGCCAGCATTGACCCAACAGCATTATATATTGAACATTTACAAAGACTTGCTTTAAAAGGTCTATAA
- the clpS gene encoding ATP-dependent Clp protease adapter ClpS: MTVSYQAIQRILCQEGDEWEREASHDVTTQTSDPELKPPPMYKVVILNDDYTPMDFVVEILERFFAMNNEKATRVMLQVHTEGKGVCGVYTKDVAETKAMQVNEYSRQNDHPLLCEVECQE; this comes from the coding sequence ATGACAGTTAGCTATCAAGCAATACAAAGAATTTTATGTCAAGAGGGTGACGAATGGGAGCGTGAGGCAAGCCATGATGTTACTACTCAGACGAGTGATCCAGAACTAAAACCTCCTCCCATGTATAAAGTAGTTATATTAAACGATGATTATACCCCTATGGATTTTGTGGTAGAAATATTAGAGCGTTTTTTTGCTATGAATAATGAAAAAGCAACCCGTGTTATGTTGCAGGTTCACACAGAGGGTAAAGGCGTTTGTGGTGTTTATACAAAGGATGTGGCTGAAACAAAAGCGATGCAAGTGAATGAATATTCAAGGCAGAATGATCATCCCTTGCTCTGTGAAGTGGAATGTCAAGAATAA
- the prmA gene encoding 50S ribosomal protein L11 methyltransferase: protein MAWLQLKLAITPEQAAEYEDILLDCGAVSVTFMDAEDQPIFEPELGTTPLWKHTHLLALFEGDTVADQLLLSLAQALGTMPQYELEVLEDQDWERSWMDNFQPLCFGSRLWIVPSWCEAPDPSATNLLLDPGLAFGTGTHPTTALCLEWLDQYMEKGLEVIDFGCGSGILAIAALLLGAKQVVGTDIDKQALEASLDNAKRNQIPAEDFTVYLPEQMPEITADVVLANILAGPLVNLAPQLAKLTRPNGWICLSGILAEQANEVRAAYEPYFNLCPTATKEGWVRITGQRK, encoded by the coding sequence ATGGCTTGGTTACAACTAAAACTAGCAATTACCCCAGAGCAAGCAGCAGAATATGAAGATATTTTATTAGACTGTGGGGCTGTTTCTGTAACCTTTATGGATGCAGAAGATCAACCTATTTTTGAGCCTGAATTAGGCACTACCCCTTTATGGAAGCATACACATTTATTGGCTTTGTTTGAGGGTGATACTGTAGCTGATCAGTTGCTTTTATCATTGGCTCAAGCATTAGGAACAATGCCACAATATGAGCTTGAAGTATTAGAAGATCAAGACTGGGAACGTAGTTGGATGGATAACTTCCAACCATTATGTTTTGGTAGCCGTTTGTGGATTGTACCTAGCTGGTGCGAAGCGCCTGATCCTAGTGCTACTAATTTATTATTAGACCCAGGGTTAGCTTTTGGTACGGGTACACATCCCACAACAGCCCTATGTCTTGAGTGGCTCGATCAGTATATGGAAAAGGGTTTAGAGGTTATCGATTTTGGTTGTGGTTCTGGAATTTTAGCCATTGCTGCTTTATTATTAGGCGCTAAACAGGTAGTGGGAACAGATATTGACAAGCAAGCATTAGAAGCTTCGCTTGATAATGCCAAACGTAATCAGATCCCAGCAGAAGATTTCACTGTTTATTTGCCTGAGCAAATGCCTGAAATAACAGCCGATGTGGTATTAGCGAATATCTTAGCGGGTCCATTAGTCAATTTAGCACCACAGTTAGCCAAACTAACACGACCTAATGGGTGGATATGTTTGTCAGGTATTTTAGCAGAACAGGCAAATGAAGTCCGTGCTGCCTATGAGCCTTACTTTAATTTGTGCCCTACTGCCACTAAAGAGGGTTGGGTGCGTATTACAGGGCAACGTAAGTAA
- the accC gene encoding acetyl-CoA carboxylase biotin carboxylase subunit → MLEKVLIANRGEIALRILRACKELGIKTVAVYSTADSELMHLSLADESVCIGPGPAAKSYLHIPSIIAAAEVTGATAVHPGYGFLAENADFAEQVENSGFTFVGPTADVIRLMGDKVSAKDAMKKAGVPTVPGSDGPLPEDEEQAIKIAREVGYPVIIKAAGGGGGRGMRVVHHEDELIKAARLTRTEAEAAFGNPMVYLEKFLVNPRHVEVQVLSDGQGNAIHLGDRDCSLQRRHQKVIEEAPAPFIDEKARKEVQDRCVKACIDIGYRGAGTFEFLYEDGRFYFIEMNTRVQVEHPVTEMVTGIDIVKEMLRIAGGEKLSIKQKDVVIRGHAIECRINAEDPDNFMPCPGLVNYFHAPGGNGVRVDSHLYDGYRVPANYDSLIGKLITYGGNRDEALARMRNALDELVVDGIKTNAPLHKNLVRDAGFCKGAVNIHYLEHKLNMKS, encoded by the coding sequence ATGCTAGAGAAAGTATTAATCGCCAATCGTGGTGAAATTGCCTTACGTATTTTACGCGCTTGTAAAGAGTTAGGTATTAAAACAGTAGCAGTTTACTCTACAGCTGATAGTGAGCTTATGCATTTAAGTCTTGCTGATGAATCTGTTTGTATTGGCCCTGGCCCTGCTGCTAAGTCATATTTACATATTCCATCTATTATTGCAGCTGCTGAAGTCACAGGAGCTACTGCGGTTCATCCTGGTTATGGCTTCTTAGCAGAAAATGCTGATTTTGCTGAGCAAGTGGAAAATTCAGGTTTTACCTTTGTAGGCCCTACCGCTGATGTTATCCGTTTAATGGGTGATAAAGTATCTGCTAAAGATGCGATGAAAAAAGCAGGTGTTCCTACAGTGCCTGGTTCTGATGGTCCATTGCCAGAAGATGAAGAGCAAGCAATAAAGATTGCTCGTGAAGTAGGTTATCCAGTTATTATTAAAGCAGCTGGTGGTGGTGGTGGTCGTGGTATGCGTGTAGTACACCACGAAGACGAGCTTATTAAAGCTGCTCGTTTAACCCGTACCGAAGCTGAGGCGGCTTTTGGTAACCCTATGGTTTACCTTGAGAAGTTCCTTGTTAATCCACGTCATGTGGAGGTACAAGTACTTTCAGATGGTCAGGGGAATGCTATTCATTTAGGTGATCGTGATTGTTCATTACAACGTCGTCACCAAAAAGTGATTGAAGAAGCGCCAGCGCCTTTTATTGATGAAAAAGCACGGAAAGAAGTACAAGATCGTTGTGTGAAAGCCTGTATTGATATTGGTTATCGTGGTGCAGGTACCTTTGAATTCTTGTATGAAGATGGTCGTTTCTATTTTATTGAAATGAACACCCGTGTCCAAGTTGAACATCCTGTAACTGAAATGGTGACAGGCATTGATATTGTAAAAGAGATGCTACGTATTGCTGGCGGTGAAAAATTATCGATTAAGCAAAAAGATGTGGTTATTCGTGGTCATGCTATTGAATGCCGTATTAATGCTGAAGATCCAGATAATTTTATGCCTTGTCCAGGTTTAGTAAATTATTTCCATGCGCCAGGTGGCAATGGTGTACGTGTGGATTCTCATCTTTATGACGGTTACCGTGTACCTGCTAATTACGATTCTTTAATAGGTAAATTAATTACTTATGGTGGTAATCGTGATGAAGCATTAGCACGTATGCGTAACGCATTAGATGAGCTAGTGGTTGATGGTATTAAAACCAATGCTCCATTACATAAGAATTTAGTACGTGATGCTGGATTCTGTAAGGGTGCTGTTAATATTCATTACCTAGAGCATAAGCTTAATATGAAAAGTTAA
- the accB gene encoding acetyl-CoA carboxylase biotin carboxyl carrier protein, producing the protein MDIRKVKKLIELLEESGIDELEIHEGEESVRISRHSNKVLAAPTYAAPAPVAAPAQAPAASSIAPAEAAPAAQVLKGNVIRSPMVGTFYRSPAPTAASFVEVGQTVKKGDVLCIVEAMKMMNHIEAEVSGVIDSILVENGEPVEYDQPLFTIV; encoded by the coding sequence ATGGATATACGTAAAGTTAAAAAACTAATCGAGTTGTTAGAAGAGTCTGGCATTGATGAGTTAGAGATTCATGAAGGTGAAGAGTCTGTTCGTATTAGTCGTCATAGTAATAAAGTTTTAGCAGCACCTACTTATGCTGCGCCTGCTCCAGTTGCTGCACCAGCACAAGCTCCTGCAGCTTCTTCTATTGCGCCTGCTGAAGCTGCGCCTGCTGCACAAGTGTTAAAAGGTAATGTTATCCGCTCGCCAATGGTAGGTACTTTCTATCGTTCGCCAGCACCTACTGCCGCTTCATTTGTTGAAGTTGGTCAAACAGTGAAGAAAGGTGATGTGCTTTGTATTGTTGAAGCAATGAAAATGATGAATCACATCGAAGCAGAAGTAAGTGGTGTTATTGATTCAATTCTTGTTGAGAATGGTGAGCCAGTAGAATACGACCAACCACTATTTACAATTGTTTAA
- the aroQ gene encoding type II 3-dehydroquinate dehydratase, giving the protein MAAFLVLHGPNLNLLGTREPEVYGTTTLAQINAGLQEYAKQQGHQLAYLQSNAEHELIDRIHAARSEKIDFIVINPGAFTHTSVAIRDALLGVNIPFIEVHLSNVHRREPFRHHSYLSDIAVGVICGLGAKGYYFALQTAIEQIEHSK; this is encoded by the coding sequence TTGGCAGCTTTTTTAGTTTTACATGGCCCAAATCTTAATTTATTAGGAACACGTGAGCCAGAAGTGTATGGTACTACAACACTAGCGCAAATTAATGCTGGGTTACAGGAGTATGCTAAACAGCAAGGGCATCAATTAGCCTATTTGCAGAGTAATGCTGAGCATGAATTAATTGATCGTATTCATGCTGCGCGCAGTGAAAAAATTGATTTTATAGTAATTAATCCAGGTGCTTTTACTCATACCAGTGTAGCCATTCGTGATGCATTGTTAGGGGTAAATATTCCTTTTATCGAGGTTCACTTAAGTAATGTCCATAGGCGTGAACCTTTTCGTCATCATTCTTATCTTTCCGATATAGCTGTTGGAGTAATTTGTGGCTTAGGTGCCAAAGGTTATTATTTTGCTTTGCAAACAGCGATTGAGCAAATTGAACATAGTAAATAA
- the dsbD gene encoding protein-disulfide reductase DsbD translates to MKRLVILLLSLIVIVPALANNDILQARPDSVFGGSGVATDSQDSFLAVEQAFRIEKKQIDAQSIHLQFIIADGYYLYKERFSFASDNPKVTIASFTLPKGQIIEDEFFGQVEVYHAVLDLVIPVTNPDKFAFNFEIKYQGCAEKGLCYPMETATIPVAGVIPVASQPIENSSSLSFSDSWAALSWLTLLSYFGFGLLLSLTPCVFPMLPILAGVVLRGQVGTLRAQLLALTYILSMAITYAIFGVLLGLFGAELNIAARLQSPWVLIPFAIFFVLFALAMFGLFELRLPAFITNPLNKAADKTHGGSLLGAAILGVCSSLVVSPCVSAPFAGILLHISTTGDAVGGGIGLFALGLGMGLPLFIIAAGGKALLPKTGMWMVVVRNAIGVMLLAVAIYLLSRIIAGYITLALWGLLAAGVAIFIGTFDFSSPKTTIQKLAQVVGLFLIVYAICAWVGAWQGNDDPLQSLKRIATSEQSISKNTRLNWQVVYNQEELDKQLAIAKAADKIVMVDWSADWCIACLKMEKEVFEDDAVATKLADYQLIKIDMSKMTDQHRQLQNNYKVFGPPTILFFDRVGNELINARIVGEMGQAEFLAHLDRINP, encoded by the coding sequence ATGAAGCGACTAGTCATTTTACTATTATCTTTAATAGTTATTGTTCCTGCACTGGCTAATAATGATATTTTACAAGCTCGGCCTGATAGTGTATTTGGTGGAAGTGGGGTAGCTACGGATAGTCAAGATAGTTTTTTAGCTGTCGAACAAGCCTTTCGTATAGAAAAAAAACAAATTGATGCACAAAGTATTCATCTACAATTTATTATTGCAGATGGTTATTATCTCTATAAAGAGCGTTTCTCCTTTGCAAGTGATAACCCTAAGGTGACTATTGCCTCGTTTACTTTACCTAAAGGACAAATAATAGAGGACGAATTTTTTGGGCAAGTTGAGGTATATCACGCGGTTTTAGATCTAGTTATCCCTGTTACAAACCCTGATAAGTTTGCATTTAATTTTGAGATCAAGTATCAAGGTTGTGCTGAAAAAGGGTTGTGTTATCCCATGGAAACCGCAACTATTCCTGTAGCAGGTGTGATACCTGTTGCTTCACAGCCAATAGAAAATTCTTCTAGTCTTTCATTCAGTGATTCTTGGGCTGCGTTATCTTGGCTAACCTTATTATCCTATTTTGGTTTTGGTTTGTTATTAAGTTTAACGCCTTGTGTATTTCCTATGTTACCTATTCTTGCTGGCGTAGTATTAAGAGGGCAGGTAGGAACATTAAGAGCGCAGCTATTAGCATTAACTTATATATTATCGATGGCAATTACTTATGCCATTTTTGGGGTGTTATTAGGTTTATTTGGTGCAGAATTAAATATTGCTGCAAGACTACAGTCACCTTGGGTGCTTATTCCTTTTGCCATCTTCTTTGTTTTGTTTGCCTTAGCTATGTTTGGTTTGTTTGAGCTAAGGTTGCCAGCCTTTATTACTAATCCATTGAATAAGGCTGCTGATAAAACACATGGTGGTTCATTATTAGGGGCAGCGATTTTAGGTGTATGTTCAAGTTTAGTGGTTTCACCTTGTGTTAGTGCGCCATTTGCAGGTATTTTACTGCATATTAGCACAACAGGAGACGCAGTTGGTGGTGGAATCGGCTTATTTGCCTTAGGGTTAGGGATGGGGTTACCACTGTTTATTATTGCTGCGGGTGGTAAAGCGTTATTACCTAAAACAGGTATGTGGATGGTGGTGGTACGTAATGCTATTGGTGTTATGTTATTAGCGGTTGCTATCTATTTATTATCTAGAATAATAGCAGGTTATATTACCTTGGCATTATGGGGATTATTAGCCGCTGGGGTAGCAATCTTTATCGGGACATTTGATTTTTCTAGTCCTAAAACTACCATACAAAAGTTAGCTCAAGTAGTGGGATTATTTTTAATTGTTTATGCCATTTGTGCTTGGGTGGGAGCATGGCAAGGTAATGATGATCCTTTACAGTCGTTAAAACGTATTGCTACTTCTGAACAATCAATCAGCAAAAACACTCGGCTTAATTGGCAAGTGGTTTATAACCAAGAGGAATTGGATAAGCAACTGGCAATAGCTAAAGCAGCAGATAAGATAGTCATGGTTGATTGGTCGGCAGATTGGTGTATTGCTTGTTTAAAAATGGAAAAAGAAGTATTTGAAGACGATGCAGTGGCTACTAAATTAGCTGATTATCAGTTAATTAAAATTGATATGTCAAAAATGACGGATCAACATCGTCAGTTACAAAATAATTATAAAGTATTTGGCCCACCGACAATTTTATTTTTTGATAGGGTAGGTAATGAACTAATAAATGCACGAATTGTTGGTGAAATGGGGCAAGCAGAATTCTTAGCCCATTTAGATAGAATTAACCCTTAA
- the era gene encoding GTPase Era, translating to MTEVVERCGYVAIVGRPNVGKSTLLNHILGQKLAITSRKPQTTRHTMLGIKTEGAVQAIYVDTPGLHKENEKALNRYMNKTAANALRDVDVVVFVVDRNRWTEEDQLVLDKVQYLKMPVIVAVNKIDRLEDKKELLPHLEWLSNQLPNAQIVPISSLHSQNLTALEELIGSYLPEAEHFYPEDQITDRSSRFLAAEIVREKITRQLGAELPYQVNVEVEEFKQEGAILHIHALILVERDGQKKILIGDKGERIKRIGQEARQDMEVLFDSKVMLNLWVKVKRGWSDDERAMRSLGYLD from the coding sequence ATGACAGAGGTTGTTGAGCGTTGTGGTTATGTAGCTATTGTGGGGCGACCTAATGTTGGCAAGTCTACTCTGCTAAATCATATTTTAGGGCAGAAGTTAGCTATTACTTCTCGTAAACCACAAACTACCCGTCATACGATGTTGGGTATTAAAACCGAAGGTGCAGTACAAGCGATTTATGTGGATACTCCAGGGTTACATAAGGAAAATGAAAAAGCCCTTAACCGTTATATGAATAAGACCGCTGCTAATGCTTTGCGCGATGTAGATGTAGTGGTGTTTGTGGTAGATAGAAATCGTTGGACTGAAGAAGATCAGTTAGTGCTTGATAAGGTGCAATACCTTAAGATGCCTGTGATTGTAGCGGTTAATAAAATTGATCGGTTAGAGGATAAAAAAGAGCTATTACCCCATTTAGAATGGTTAAGTAATCAATTGCCTAACGCGCAAATTGTACCTATTTCTTCATTGCATTCACAAAACTTAACCGCTTTAGAGGAGTTGATAGGCAGCTATTTACCTGAGGCTGAGCATTTTTATCCTGAAGATCAGATAACAGATCGTTCAAGTCGATTTTTAGCAGCTGAAATTGTAAGGGAAAAAATTACCCGACAATTAGGCGCTGAGCTCCCTTATCAAGTGAATGTTGAAGTAGAAGAATTTAAACAAGAAGGTGCTATTTTACATATTCACGCCTTAATTTTGGTGGAACGTGATGGTCAGAAAAAAATTCTGATTGGTGATAAAGGCGAGCGAATTAAACGAATTGGTCAGGAAGCTAGACAAGATATGGAAGTATTGTTTGATTCCAAAGTAATGCTCAATTTATGGGTAAAAGTAAAACGTGGTTGGTCAGATGATGAACGTGCTATGCGTTCTTTAGGCTATTTAGACTAG
- the rnc gene encoding ribonuclease III, with protein MINDRALKTLADKLGHSFTDLELMTLALTHRSFSGKNNERLEFLGDAILNFVVGEALFERFPQAKEGQLSRLRSKLVKGETLAVLARHFQLGDYLHLGSGELKSGGFRRDSILADAVEALIGAIYLDAGMDKARERVLVWLTEEFNTLTLVDTNKDPKTRLQEFLQSRNAELPRYEVANIEGEPHERTFYVECYLAMLDKKTRGKGSSRRIAEQQAAARALDLLESKKV; from the coding sequence ATGATAAATGATAGAGCATTAAAAACTTTAGCAGATAAGCTAGGGCATTCGTTCACAGATTTAGAGTTAATGACATTGGCATTAACCCACCGTAGCTTTTCGGGTAAAAATAATGAGCGTTTAGAGTTTTTAGGTGATGCTATTCTTAATTTTGTAGTAGGAGAAGCACTGTTTGAGCGTTTTCCACAGGCAAAGGAAGGTCAGCTATCACGTTTGCGTTCTAAATTGGTTAAAGGTGAAACATTAGCAGTATTAGCGCGCCATTTTCAGCTAGGCGATTATTTGCATTTAGGTTCTGGTGAGTTAAAAAGTGGTGGTTTTCGTCGAGACTCTATTTTAGCGGATGCAGTGGAAGCATTAATTGGTGCTATTTATCTTGATGCGGGTATGGATAAAGCCCGTGAGCGTGTATTGGTTTGGTTAACAGAAGAATTTAATACATTAACCCTTGTGGATACTAACAAAGACCCTAAAACTCGCTTACAGGAATTTTTACAGTCCCGTAATGCGGAGTTACCAAGATATGAGGTGGCTAATATAGAAGGTGAGCCTCATGAGCGTACTTTTTACGTGGAGTGCTATCTTGCTATGTTAGATAAGAAAACTCGCGGTAAGGGTAGTAGTCGTCGTATTGCTGAACAACAAGCAGCAGCAAGAGCATTGGATTTATTAGAGAGTAAAAAAGTATGA
- a CDS encoding DUF4845 domain-containing protein → MAEAKFSAANTIKNIIIVLFIALIAVLALPIFKVTMDIIDNRVVNDLLENVVKEGEQDSLYGVDQIYDYVQKGLDQNNVKLQAREIIKAENLGSQVRLTVDYRKDNMIFGDTYLSNVFNKTYQAKLK, encoded by the coding sequence ATGGCTGAGGCTAAGTTTTCTGCGGCTAATACCATTAAAAATATTATTATCGTGTTATTTATAGCGTTGATCGCTGTATTGGCATTGCCTATTTTTAAAGTAACAATGGATATTATTGATAATAGAGTAGTCAATGATTTATTGGAAAATGTAGTAAAAGAGGGTGAGCAAGATAGTCTGTATGGTGTTGATCAAATTTATGACTATGTGCAAAAAGGTTTAGATCAAAATAATGTAAAATTACAGGCAAGAGAGATTATTAAAGCAGAAAATCTAGGGAGTCAAGTCAGATTAACTGTAGATTATAGAAAAGATAACATGATATTTGGTGATACTTATCTTTCTAATGTATTTAATAAAACCTACCAAGCTAAATTAAAGTAA
- the lepB gene encoding signal peptidase I, translating into MVFVVLVLVKYFNFTLILTLATVISLLVVVINRLFFAAKRQAAVKAYKESVTEPDEQLVKELSQGPAVFEFIRSLFPVLLIVFVLRSFLVEPFQIPSGSMKPTLLVGDFILVNKFAYGIRLPVINKVIIPINKPQRGDVAVFHYPPNPEIDYIKRVIGIPGDHIRYTEDKRLYVNGQLVGETSVGKDTVVEQMQVYNQLLQRVETRKESVDYQLYKEQLGDVEHSIYKMPSRHNVSPKPMQEWVVPEGYYFMMGDNRDNSKDSRFWIEDFVDQNTPQQEINRIVNDDKMYMVPAENIVGKAFLVWMHWPDRKLENIPSFSNDRLIK; encoded by the coding sequence ATGGTGTTTGTGGTGTTAGTGCTGGTTAAATATTTTAACTTTACCCTGATTTTAACATTAGCAACTGTTATTTCTTTGTTAGTGGTAGTTATCAATCGCTTATTTTTTGCGGCAAAGCGTCAGGCGGCTGTTAAGGCTTATAAAGAAAGTGTTACTGAGCCAGATGAGCAGTTAGTGAAAGAGTTAAGTCAAGGCCCAGCAGTTTTTGAATTTATTCGTTCCTTGTTTCCTGTACTGTTAATCGTGTTTGTGCTTCGTTCTTTTTTGGTCGAGCCTTTTCAAATTCCTTCTGGTTCAATGAAGCCAACCTTACTGGTTGGTGATTTTATTTTGGTTAATAAATTTGCCTATGGTATTCGTTTACCAGTGATTAATAAGGTAATTATTCCCATTAATAAACCACAACGTGGCGATGTAGCTGTTTTCCATTATCCACCTAATCCAGAAATTGATTATATAAAACGGGTTATTGGTATACCTGGCGACCATATTAGGTACACAGAAGATAAACGACTGTATGTCAATGGGCAGCTGGTGGGTGAAACTTCTGTTGGTAAGGATACCGTAGTGGAGCAAATGCAAGTTTATAATCAATTGCTACAAAGAGTGGAAACCCGTAAAGAGTCTGTTGATTATCAGCTATATAAAGAACAATTAGGCGATGTTGAACACAGTATTTACAAAATGCCAAGTAGGCATAATGTTTCACCTAAGCCTATGCAGGAGTGGGTTGTGCCTGAGGGTTATTATTTTATGATGGGTGATAATCGTGATAATTCAAAAGATAGTCGTTTTTGGATTGAGGATTTTGTAGATCAAAATACACCTCAACAAGAGATTAATAGAATTGTCAATGATGATAAAATGTATATGGTTCCAGCTGAGAATATTGTAGGTAAAGCGTTTTTAGTATGGATGCACTGGCCTGATAGAAAACTGGAGAATATTCCTTCATTTTCTAATGATAGGTTAATTAAGTAA